Genomic window (Elusimicrobiota bacterium):
ATCATCGCGGGTAACTGATGTCAATACAACATAACGCAACCCCAGCGCCTTAACAGCTTCAACGATTTTACTGGGTTCATCGGGATCAATATTTACACCAGGAGAAACTGATTTATTGACTGAACAAAACCGGCAGGAACGCGTACATTGTTTCCCTAACAGCATAAAGGTAGCGGTTTTTTTGGAATAACATTCTGCCTGGTTAGGACATCGCGATTCTGTACATACCGTATTAAGCCCGCGGGTTTTAAGCAGCTCCGAAGTAAACCCGGCTTTTTGTTCATCACTCGTTATGCGTTTAACAGGTTTTTGAGGCTTATTTCCCTGCAAACTTATTTACCCGTGTACTCACATCTGACATAAACCTTGATAGGTAACTATTGACATACTCGGTAATATCCATATTTTTATCTTTCACCAACGGCGTGAGGTCCATTGCAAACGTTAATCCCGTAGTATCATCCACACCGTGTGACGCATGATAAGTTGCATGCGCACGCCGGCGTCCTACAGTCGCTAAATCATACCGTTTACCCCCGCAGATTTGGGAGTCAAACACGCCAAGTAATGCAGCGGCAAGGTTTTCATGCGCCTGCACATTCAACGCTACTTTATCAGAATCAATCATCCAGTCAAGATCACGCCATACCTCGCAACCCAACACCTTCTCAGGCTGCGCATCGGCAGGGAGAGAACGTAATGCCGTTATCGTGCGTAGAGCAACACTTACATGCGTATCATGCTTATCCGCGAGGTTGTGGGTATACACCACCTTTGGCCGGGTTGCAAGAAGGAGGGTTTTGATATCCGCTATAACATCAGGATTCACTGCGTCTTTCACCTGTGAACTCGTATAGTTAAGCATTGCCATTGCGCCGTACTCACCGACGTATGCCGCTT
Coding sequences:
- a CDS encoding PIG-L family deacetylase; this encodes MEFKNKTAELYIPDGKPETDAVKRTTHIALSAHQDDIEIMAYHGVLECFGQIDKWFFGVTVTDGAGSARDNIYKNFTDDDMKRIRKNEQKKAAYVGEYGAMAMLNYTSSQVKDAVNPDVIADIKTLLLATRPKVVYTHNLADKHDTHVSVALRTITALRSLPADAQPEKVLGCEVWRDLDWMIDSDKVALNVQAHENLAAALLGVFDSQICGGKRYDLATVGRRRAHATYHASHGVDDTTGLTFAMDLTPLVKDKNMDITEYVNSYLSRFMSDVSTRVNKFAGK